The Drosophila bipectinata strain 14024-0381.07 chromosome 3L, DbipHiC1v2, whole genome shotgun sequence region GGCCTGCTTTATTGTGCCTTGGATGAATTTGTTTAGCGCCCGCGACCCCCGTCGCTGGGATCTTTCGTAGGTGCGCCGATTGCGCGCGTCCTCGTCCTCTCCTTGCAGCCAATAGGTGCGCTGGTCACCCTTTCCTTTCATGGAAATCAAGCCTCGCTCTTGAAAATAGTAGCCTCCCAGGCGCTCCAGCAGTTGCTTGCACTGCCAGCTGCAGTGGATCTTTAGGGGCACACCGCTGGACTCCATCCGCGATGCCGTGTTGACGGTGTCTCCGAAGAGGCAATAGCGCGGCATCTTTAGCCCAACCACTCCGGCGCAGACAGGTCCCGAGTGAATGCCTATTCGCAGAAGCAGGCGGTTGGTGGGTCGGTGGCGAATCTTGAACTCGGAAACTGCGCTTAATAGATGAAGcgacatggtggctatctccGCCGCGTGGAGGTCGCCGTTGCGCAGGGGCAGCCCAGAGACGACCATGTAGGCGTCGCCTATGGTCTCCACCTTGTAGACGTCGTAGTGGCCGATAATCGAGTCAAAGCAGGTGTAGAGGTCGTTGAGGAAGTCCACGACCTGCAGCGGCGTGCACTCGGCGGACATGGCCGTAAAGCCGACAATATCGCTGAAGTAGATGCTCACCTGTTCGTAGTGCTCGGGGTCCACCTTGTGGCCCTTCTTGAGCTGATCAGCCACACAACGCGGCAGCATCTCGTGCAGCAGGGCGTCGGTCTTCTTCTTTTCCTCTTGGAGCTGATCCGTGCGGTCGTCGACGAGGGCCTCAAGATTGTTGGCGTATTTCTCCATCATGGCCATCATGTTATCGAAAATATTGGGTCTCATGCCCTTCCGAAGCGGACGCAGCTTGGCCCGAATGGTCTTGAAGTCGGGTCTCTCTTCCGGCCGCTCCGCCCAGCACTCGCGCAGGCATTCGCTGACGCAGTCAAAGGCTGTCTCCAGAGGCTGGAGAGAGGGTCGGTAGGGATGCATCTTGTCCTGCGGATGGAGCACCTTCTGCAAGCACTGCATGGACGTTAAGCCAGTTTCCCCGAACGGACCGCGGCGCACGTGCATCTCGTACAGCAGAATTCCAAAGGAGTACGCGTCCCCGCGCTGGGTTCCCATGACCAGAGAAGCGGGCCCCTGTCGGAGAAGTTCCGGGGCTCGATATAGTAACTCTGAAAAAACGGTGGTGAGTTGGGACTACGACTAAGACCAGACACATACTTAGACACTTTGCCGACATGTGCTGCATGTCCGTGGAGTTGTCCTCAATGCCCTGCTTAAAGGCGAACAAGCCGAAGTCCGTCAGCTTGACCACCCACCGAGAGTCCACCAAGCAGTTGGAAGTGCACAGAGCGCCATGGAAGCGAACGGGCGACTCGTGCAAATAGATGACGCCCTGGACGGAAGGAGAATAATAGAAAGGGGGTCAGAGCAGGCCATTAGTATAATGTTTCAGCACTCACGCGTATAATGTCAGCCACCATGGAGGCAACGAACATGTTGTCCAGCTTGACGTCCTCGTTCTCCAGAATGTCCTGCAATAAGAAAGTAACGGGGGGTCATGGGAGCGTTCCCCGATAAAGCCAACTGACCGACTGACCTTAAGACTGCCCCGAGTGCAGTATTCGCTGATGATGCAAATGTTGGGCGGGTCCGTGCAGGCGCCTATAAAGGCGCAGATATTGTCGTGCCGGGTGTCGCGTAGCTacgaaaacattttttaaaggaatTCCAGGACCCAAGGGCTTACAGACTTACCAACTTCAACTCCTTCTTCATCTCGCGCGTTATCTCGACGCCCTTCTTCCGGAGCTTCTTGATGGCGTATAGCTGGCCCTTGTAGAGGCCGATGGGTGTAAAGATGGTCGTGTAGCGGAAATCTGCATCGGGATTGGAGCTCAGGCTCACCTGACTGGTGCGGATCAGCGGATGCGTAgactatgaaaaaaaaaaaacagaatttttcaaaatggcTTATGCAGGGAAAACTTATATTTATATCTGGAAGCTGGTATTTATATCCTTGCAAggggtattattattttggtaaaaagtgtgcaacgcagtgaaggagacactGCGTTTTTGGTTCGACCACCCCTTGATCTTAAAGGCTTAAAAATACTCTAATAATACAATTTATAACATTTCGGAAATTGTTTCTTCCAGCctaattattttcttaaattttgcaacaaactgATTGCTGAAATAGCTATGTTTTTTGCATCAGGAGCCTGTAACAGAATTGTTTTCCATGAAGGTTGTGCGTGATTGCtctagttttttatttttttttttattttaaagatttctaGAGAAATTCGATTCAATTTTATACATTCTGACTACACTTGCATACActtaaaatacaattaaaacattaaaaaaatgatttctGTTTCGGTCCGACAGATTTAATTATCAGAATAGAAAAATCGGTCTCTTTGTACAAATTTCGCAGGACACTTTAAATAACATGCTCCCTACAAAAGTATCTTTTAACGACAGCTTTATTAGAAGTGATCGACAAATTAATTACTTTGTACTAatactttataataaaatttaaaaaaaaaatctattttcgGCTCAGAGGGATGCACGTCTACCTTAAAAAAGGTTCTGAAAGGGTAATTAAAAAATCGGAGTATTGTGATTTACCGAAAAATGTTCACTTGGTACCTATAAGGTCCCAAACTTTTGACCGAATCGaatagaaaacaaattttggtCTTAGCAGAACACTTTTAGAGCAAAAACGCCTTaaagtgttttgttttctttaagaTTTCTTAAAGAGTTCGGACAtggttgattttttttaaacactttGAAATGAATATAAGTTTTTTCCAAGCTCTAATTATAacaaccaaaattaaaaaaaaaattcgaacaTGCTGTctgaaatttcaaaaaatccCTACTATTTAAAGTTAAAGAATCAGGGGATAAATTTATGCAACAATGTTTAAACTTTAGCTTTAGACAGAATTGTCTTTCAAATCTCTTTAGAGACTTGCTTTACACAATATGACATAGACTCAGGTGGATATCCTTGAGAATGGCCCAGATTAGAAAAATTGCTGGATTGTGGAGGAGTTTACGTACGCGAGTCTGCTTTTGGCTCTGTTGATCCCTCTCGTTCTCATGCATCTGCACCTCGCGGAAGTCAATCTTCCAAAGCAGGCTGTCCAGCTCCTGCTCGTAGCGCCAGTTCCTGTAGAAAACCAGCGAAACTAATCCCAACAGAAGCAGAGCTCCTCCCGCTATCGCTGCCGAGATTTCTCCTGTATAATCTGGTAGAGACAAGGTGGTTAGGTGGGGAAATGGTCAAGAAATCACATACTCACTAACACACTTTTCGCCGCTAAAGCCGCAGCGAGGAGCCGCCGCAGGGCGCGCACCGCCAACCCAGTCGATGGGGACAAACAAATTCAGATCCTGGGGAAAAGCACATGGGAACAGGATTAAAGGCAAAGACCAATGGCAAACAGAACGAGTGTGGGTTTAGCCGTGAAGAAGCGCTTACCTGCTGCTGGAGGCCAAGCGGATTAAAAGGTGGCAGAGAGCAAATTACAAGGCGAAGGACGAAAAGTAAGGATAACTCACCGGCAATGTCTCGCTCGTGCTGCTGAGACTGATGTTCCTGTGACTGAAAGTGCCCACGGGCCGCAGTCCGAGGACCGTCTGGTTGCGCCCATTCCGCACCTTTCCTCTGGCTAATACTGTGTAGTTGCCCGCCGCGTCTCCGTTCTCATCGATGTACACGTGATAACTGAAATTGGCAGAAAGAGGCGCACTGAGTTTACGAGTATTCGCTGCCGAGTGGATGACCCTCACCCCATGGCGCTGCGGTATCGGGAGCCCTTAATGGCCGCCACAATGGCGCTTCCGTTCCTGGGCCTGCCTCCCGAGTCCATCACTTCCATCAGGGCCTTGGCGTACAGATGGACGGCGTCGTAGAGATAGGCTGCCTCGGCGCTTATCTGGAAAAGGGACGGGGGTTGGAGTGATGGTTTCAGTTTCATTCAAAAGGGATGCCCGAACCTGCTTAGCGGCGCCAAACACGCCCAGGGGGTTGGGGAAATTGAATGGCGGTCGCTCCATGTATTTGTTGACCTAAAAGAAATTTGGCAAAATGAGGGCCAGAATGTGTGATCAATGTAGCGAAAGGCCTGACAATTATGAGCCTGGATTACGGCGGATGCACTGCATCAATCATACCACTGTCAGGCCTGTCAGACCACAAACCTCGTTGGCGAACGTGGCAAAGGCGACGGGCGCCGTCGGCACAATGCCCAAATAGGACTGGAAGGCCTGTGCGGCAATCGGATCCACCTCCTCCAGCAACAGTCCGCGCAAGTACTTTTCTGGCTTGGCCGGCTCATATTGCTCGATGTCTATGCCCACCACAAAGTAGTCGCCTCTCGAAAGCAGGCCCCGATTCTGGAGGCTGACCATGAGCCCGACGTGTTCATAGTAGTGGCCCAGGATCAGGTAGACTGCAATGTTACAGGAAAACAATCATAATCCTCACTTGGCAGATAACCAATCTTGACACTCACTCCTTGTGTTGACGTGTGTCTGCTCCACTAAAGCCTCGAAGGGATTGGCCATAAAGCCGTGGTGATATATGGTGTTCCAGGTGCGGACGTCCCTGATGCTCACGCCGGATACAGCCAGGGTGTTCAAAATGGTCTCAGCTACGGGCTGGTACTGACCAATGGCGTCGTCCAAGTACAGGAAGGTCACCTGCGTCCAGTTGAAGGCCAGAAGCAGCGCCACCACCGACTTGGAGATCTGGGTGTCGGGAGGCCGCGTCCGGGCAAATGTCGGAAAGTCGGCTTTGTTTGATGGATCTCGATGGGTGCAGTACTGGAAAGAAACTGTTCAGACCGAGTCGAGGTAGCGGAGCGCCAACTCACGTATGATATCATGGGCAGGTTGAAAGCGGCGGCCATGCGACCCTCATGGACACATGTCTCCTGGGGTCCGATGTAAGCAGCCACCTGCTGGGTCCAGAGCGCTGCCGTCTGGCGGATGCTGGTGACCTCTTCGCCAAAGGTCTCGGCCACCACGAACTCCAGTGTGTGGCCGCGGTCCCGCAGAGCGCCCATATTCACCTGTTCCACGGCCAGCGATATGGCGCCAGAAATGGTGAGGCCGGGTCGGTGGTAGTCCAGGTTACCCGGACGCCTCTGCGAGCCCGTTAGGTAGCCCAGTGTAAAGACCTCGGCGCGGGCGGGGCAGAACTGGCTGAGAGCAGCCAACACCAGGGCAACCAGACAGGGAGAGGGGTTTGCAGCGCGGATTCCAGTGGGGGCAGGGCAGGGGGACGCCAACATTACGGGCACCAAGCTGCAAGGCTGCTTCTTGAAgttgcatttaatttaaaggGGATTGGTTCGCATGAAAGATGAAAGCTCCCTTTTCGTTGGCGGTATCCTTGGCAGCAAATGTTGATCCTTCGGGGAgatgcaacatttttgttgattttgcaTTGCTCCTGCTTTCCCTTCTTGGCTAGCACGCCCCAATGCCCCAAAGCTTCTGTTTTTATGTGTTTTGGGCGGTTAATTACGTTCGCGACTTCAGTTTCCTTCGGTAGTTCCTTGTATTCCGGAATCTGAAAGTAAAGGCGGTTGAATGAAGGCGCATTTGTTTTGGAAATGTGGAGGACTCGGTCCTGGACTGCCGCTGATTTATGCGCAGCCACACATGCCCAACGCCACCCCAATCCTCCCATGCCGAGGAAAAATACATAAACTAATGCGTGGTACTTTAGCGGGGGCTTAAGCAAGGACTTCCCGTACGGTGGCGCATATGCCAGGATGAGCCTGACACTTATATATCCATTTATTCTTACATTATCAGGAGGAACAGGCAATAACTAAAGAACGCCATCGAGATTGAGATGCCATTTAACCAGTTTTTAAACCCATATTGTAGACAACATTGGATACCTTTCcctcttttttaaaaaagggacCTCCACAGACGCGTTTACTTTAACTTGTTACATATGCCACACCTACTGAACTCAACGAGTGTATAAAAATTCCCCGATATTGAAGTTTCCGTCATTTGGGCGAAtgtaatgaaatttttatgagAAATGTCGTCGCATTATATGTATGCTGGGATGCTGTGTGGCGTGCGGGAAAGTATCCCCCACAAATCGCCCCATCCCAGGAATGTCTTTGTTTGGCTTTAATGTGGGTGTGCCCTTCAATTCATTCCTCCCATTCTCGCCCGTATTGCAAATAGCTTGATTCGCACGCCCTCTAGATTGCCCGCCCCAGAGGCCAGCGAGAAATCAGGGAAGGACGCTGCGAGGAGCTGCCACTGTTCGTGTCGATGCCAGTATTGGCAgaacctttgcaactttttgCAGCTATCAAagtaatttattatattaaaccgAGCATCCTCCCCTGACTCTGTAACCGCTTCGGAGACTGCCTGGCATATTGACTTTCCAATCGGCCTGAAGCTGCTGTGGGATTGAATGCGCCTGCCACGGTAACCTTGGAGTCCTTTACTTAGGATACGATCTATATGCTAATACTGGAAGTCTAATACTCCTCCTTCTCGAGAGATGCTCCATCATGCTACGGGAATGTGATAAATGACCGCCGCCTGCGCCGGCATCGTTTAATAAAGCGTACTTAGCCATAAATATATCGGGCCCACTGAGCCGGCAAGAAGGGCCTTGGCATCCGCCAATAATTGTTAGACCTTGCGGAATCATTGGCCAAAGGGCGCGGAAGTTAGCTATTCCGGCTGCAGTTGACACAACAATTTCGCATGCGATTTAGTCGCATGCAGAAGGGGGACGTGAGCCATCTTCCAATGTTTCCGCTCCAGTGTGTCCGGAAGGCGAAGCTGGTCGAAGTTGCTTTTCGCATGCGAGGCCACACGCAGCAGCAGCCGTACATCAGATTAGAACTGGGTACCAAAAGGAGAACTTCTTCCCGTATGGACGTATTCTTTGTCCCTGAAGTTTGTAGTGGGGTATTAGAGTCCTCTATGAATCTATCAGATATAAGATCTTAGGAACCAGCTCCAACAGAAAAACTTTTCACTTGAAAAGACATTGGGGTTCAACTTTTGCGAAAACCTAACTGTGGCAGAAGTGCCTATGTAGGTGCCTATAATCTTATCGGCTTTAACCGGTCAGTTACATATCCTAAAATTATCTTCCAAGGTCGGGGGCGATAAACTACTTCTATTATTATTGGTTTCAACCTTAAGTTTCAAATAATAGCTACTCGGATGGATGGGAGTGACTTAAAGTTTGACCCACATATTTTTCTAGCTCCGGCCAACTTCCAAACGTTTAAAGACGTTTGTCGGCATTTGCCTGCTGGGGATGTCAGGCAATTAAGTGCAATTTGTCTGCCAGCCAATGCAGCTGCAATCAagctggctggctgagggCGGGGGAGGCGAAACTACTTGTTATGCaacgttgctgctgctgattaATTCGAAGTCTACCATAAACAATTTTGGACCATGGAATATTTCTCCTAATAAATAGCAGCTTTTCTCATGCTGCAAATAAATGGTCTTAAAAAAGGGCCCTACACGAATAAACACTCCAACAATGTGCTCGGTGCAttgtttctattttaaaaactcataAAGGTCTTCCACGCTCTACGCCATGCATCCGAAAATATTCTGTGTTTCActtttattgtattttgtattagtttttaaaatatgcatTAAGATGCATATTTAGATgctaacatttttcaaaattttaactcaatcaaataattattttcggAGCTATACATTAATTTGTTTGCTCATATCAGAGTGTCTGTAAGGGAGCCGGCTGACTTTAAACGCCTTTTACCCAAAAGAGCGTTTCTAAAGTCTGATTGGTCTTTTTACAAAGGAATCTTtgaacaaagaaaataattttctaatatatgtacatatgtattattatttttttcgataacCGACAAAAACGAGCTCACCGCAAAGTGCATTGTTTTCGGCGATGTTTCTTATAAACGCTATAGAGGAGGAATtagcaaatattaaaaatgtacaTGTTCGGCATGGTGTAATCTTCTTATAAGGTTCTTCTAGTTAAGTAAATAATAATTGTCTTGAAACAGTTCTTTTCTTCGTAAGAATGTTTTAAAAGTGCAACTCTTTTGGGTCGCACAACTGCGTATATCACCTTAAAAGGGTATTAAACCATTCCACTATGGGTAATTGAACACTTCTTGTGGAATATTTGAAAGagatttaaaaattagttaGGAAACGGTTAAAAACACGGGATTTTTTAAGACATAAAAGTTAACCGATTATACcaatattattttatgaagTCAAAGCCAAATGATTGCAAGAGAGGAAGGTCAACAAGCTGAAAAACATCAAAATTTAAGGTCATAAAAATATCGTTTTTCCGTATTCTTTAAAAAGGATATTTATAATATCTGTTTGTTGCACG contains the following coding sequences:
- the LOC108131672 gene encoding speract receptor, translating into MLASPCPAPTGIRAANPSPCLVALVLAALSQFCPARAEVFTLGYLTGSQRRPGNLDYHRPGLTISGAISLAVEQVNMGALRDRGHTLEFVVAETFGEEVTSIRQTAALWTQQVAAYIGPQETCVHEGRMAAAFNLPMISYYCTHRDPSNKADFPTFARTRPPDTQISKSVVALLLAFNWTQVTFLYLDDAIGQYQPVAETILNTLAVSGVSIRDVRTWNTIYHHGFMANPFEALVEQTHVNTRIYLILGHYYEHVGLMVSLQNRGLLSRGDYFVVGIDIEQYEPAKPEKYLRGLLLEEVDPIAAQAFQSYLGIVPTAPVAFATFANEVNKYMERPPFNFPNPLGVFGAAKQISAEAAYLYDAVHLYAKALMEVMDSGGRPRNGSAIVAAIKGSRYRSAMGYHVYIDENGDAAGNYTVLARGKVRNGRNQTVLGLRPVGTFSHRNISLSSTSETLPDLNLFVPIDWVGGARPAAAPRCGFSGEKCVNYTGEISAAIAGGALLLLGLVSLVFYRNWRYEQELDSLLWKIDFREVQMHENERDQQSQKQTRSTHPLIRTSQVSLSSNPDADFRYTTIFTPIGLYKGQLYAIKKLRKKGVEITREMKKELKLLRDTRHDNICAFIGACTDPPNICIISEYCTRGSLKDILENEDVKLDNMFVASMVADIIRGVIYLHESPVRFHGALCTSNCLVDSRWVVKLTDFGLFAFKQGIEDNSTDMQHMSAKCLKLLYRAPELLRQGPASLVMGTQRGDAYSFGILLYEMHVRRGPFGETGLTSMQCLQKVLHPQDKMHPYRPSLQPLETAFDCVSECLRECWAERPEERPDFKTIRAKLRPLRKGMRPNIFDNMMAMMEKYANNLEALVDDRTDQLQEEKKKTDALLHEMLPRCVADQLKKGHKVDPEHYEQVSIYFSDIVGFTAMSAECTPLQVVDFLNDLYTCFDSIIGHYDVYKVETIGDAYMVVSGLPLRNGDLHAAEIATMSLHLLSAVSEFKIRHRPTNRLLLRIGIHSGPVCAGVVGLKMPRYCLFGDTVNTASRMESSGVPLKIHCSWQCKQLLERLGGYYFQERGLISMKGKGDQRTYWLQGEDEDARNRRTYERSQRRGSRALNKFIQGTIKQAQEHANDYGIRSSLKQKNLPRNSLARSSSLESPKKLRFAAGSLLEHHRYHSDEALLEVDSYTGLRRSSGGSVHSRYEETTLSQTVSCQSIEVLSVQYSQRRPSSYPTANTPLLMNHIEV